One part of the Lytechinus pictus isolate F3 Inbred chromosome 3, Lp3.0, whole genome shotgun sequence genome encodes these proteins:
- the LOC129283612 gene encoding cholinesterase 1-like has protein sequence MASLRIIQSVFFMVIMVLRRGLADDPMVTVQQGTLVGKTVTFDENKFINVSKQIDLFLGVPFAEPPRRFEPPRRKENWSDVWNATSFKSSCFQNPHPINTPPSEDCLYLNVYAPHPTPSNAAVMVWIHGGSFNDGSAMSYDYYGVPLVAVGDVIVVSINYRVNIFSRLSTGDEAAKGNFGLLDQVAALQWVHDNIQAFGGDENKVTIFGESAGAASVNFHMLSPLSRGLFHQAIMQSGTALAPWAFEQHPENDRQKAEKLGVEMGCEDVADSTHLVECLRNQDANELMTTAIRVYGSYQVTLDGVFMKDTPSNLYRRGEFAHIPILAGFNKDEGTFVVVFTPPSFHGTPNPPPLPRVLFDGLVKDSVSVYGDDELLEEAVFQQYVDWTTYDQDSVNYFTPIVDVISDSFFGCPTDAVVRYHAEDGDEVFKYFLTHAPSATSFFQIGDTIPFTPWLGATHGEDLMFVFGMPFIEQLADIHGHNMTDSEKAMSVQVMRYWTNFAKFGNPNSLNKASDSEGNFDSWPQYTIPELRHKELSPIFKDGRAVKARQCQMWNEYLYDLAAITGSIDDYEKEWREGYTSWTNYMELWSDEFEAYQKNTSCNK, from the exons ATGGCATCCTTGCGAATCATTCAAAGTGTGTTCTTCATGGTCATCATGGTACTTCGCAGAGGATTAGCTGATGATCCCATGGTAACGGTACAACAAGGAACCTTAGTTGGAAAAACGGTGACTTTCGATGAAAACAAATTCATCAATGTATCAAAACAAATCGATTTGTTTCTG GGGGTTCCATTTGCTGAACCACCCCGTCGTTTTGAACCTCCTCGTCGGAAAGAAAATTGGTCAGATGTATGGAACGCCACTTCTTTTAAATCATCGTGTTTTCAGAATCCACATCCAATTAACACACCACCAAGTGAGGACTGCCTATATCTAAATGTCTACGCTCCACATCCGACG CCTTCCAACGCTGCGGTGATGGTGTGGATACATGGAGGATCGTTTAATGATGGCTCAGCGATGTCATATGATTACTATGGGGTACCATTGGTGGCAGTCGGTGACGTCATTGTAGTTTCAATAAACTACAGGGTGAATATCTTTTCGAGATTATCAACAG GAGACGAGGCTGCAAAGGGTAATTTCGGATTGTTGGACCAGGTTGCTGCTTTACAATGGGTACatgacaacatccaag CTTTTGGGGGTGATGAAAACAAGGTGACAATTTTCGGAGAGAGTGCTGGTGCAGCTAGTGTTAATTTTCATATGCTTTCACCACTGAGCAGAGGTCTCTTTCATCAAGCTATCATGCAG AGTGGTACTGCTCTGGCACCATGGGCCTTTGAGCAACACCCTGAAAATGATCGTCAAAAGGCTGAGAAACTTGGTGTTGAGATGGGATGTGAAGACGTCGCTGATTCCACTCATTTAGTTGAATGCCTGAGAAATCAAGACGCCAATGAATTGATGACTACAGCTATCAGG GTTTATGGCAGCTATCAGGTCACGTTAGACGGAGTATTTATGAAAGATACACCGTCTAACCTATATAGGAGAGGGGAATTCGCTCATATACCTATCCTAGCAGGATTTAATAAAGACGAAGGAACTTTCGTCGTCGTATTCACTCCTCCATCTTTCCATGGAACCCCCAATCCCCCTCCATTACCTCGGGTACTATTCGACGGTCTGGTGAAAGACAGTGTTTCCGTTTACGGTGATGATGAACTTTTGGAAGAAGCTGTTTTCCAACAGTATGTCGACTGGACGACGTATGATCAGGACAGTGTGAATTATTTCACTCCAATTGTTGATGTTATAAGCGACAGTTTCTTTGGATGTCCAACGGATGCCGTCGTGAGGTACCATGCTGAGGACGGAGATGAGGTCTTCAAGTATTTTCTGACGCATGCCCCATCAGCTAC GAGCTTTTTCCAAATAGGAGACACGATCCCATTTACACCTTGGTTGGGAGCGACCCACGGCGAAGATTTGATGTTCGTCTTCGGGATGCCATTCATTGAACAACTTGCAGACATCCATGGTCACAACATGACTGACTCCGAGAAAGCTATGTCAGTCCAGGTCATGAGATATTGGACGAACTTCGCTAAATTTGG AAATCcaaattcactaaataaagcttcTGACTCAGAAGGGAACTTCGATAGTTGGCCACAATACACGATACCGGAACTGCGTCATAAAGAACTTTCCCCGATATTCAAAGATGGTAGAGCCGTGAAAGCTAGACAATGCCAGATGTGGAATGAATATTTATATGATCTTGCAGCAATTACAG